One Paenibacillus riograndensis SBR5 DNA segment encodes these proteins:
- the lepB gene encoding signal peptidase I, translated as MNRELEEDFMRSRKHRYRSVTHRRTGSLSGTGWVRDLRDWLVTAAIVFALMSLLNIFVFNVSTVIGQSMQPTLFEGEKLIISKISLTFASPRRSDVVVLHDPSTGPDRKEYLVKRVIGIPGDRIEVRNHKLYVNGKLIGESYVDTEIQDPDFAELTVKQGTYFVMGDNRHAGASKDSRYFGAVPQNRIVGKAAYIWWPLSKANAL; from the coding sequence ATGAACCGGGAGCTTGAAGAAGATTTCATGCGGAGCCGCAAGCACAGATACCGGTCCGTTACACACCGGAGAACCGGCTCCTTATCAGGAACAGGCTGGGTCCGCGATCTCCGGGATTGGCTGGTTACTGCTGCAATTGTATTTGCCTTGATGTCACTGCTCAATATTTTTGTGTTCAATGTCTCAACGGTTATAGGCCAGTCCATGCAGCCCACGCTGTTTGAGGGCGAAAAATTGATTATCAGCAAGATATCATTAACCTTTGCCAGTCCCAGGCGGAGCGATGTGGTTGTGCTGCATGACCCGAGCACCGGCCCGGACCGCAAGGAATATCTGGTGAAACGGGTCATCGGGATACCCGGCGACAGGATTGAAGTGCGGAACCACAAGCTGTACGTGAACGGCAAGCTTATCGGCGAGTCCTATGTGGACACGGAGATTCAGGACCCGGATTTTGCCGAGCTTACCGTTAAACAGGGAACCTATTTTGTGATGGGTGACAACCGGCATGCCGGGGCGAGCAAGGACAGCCGGTATTTTGGCGCCGTTCCGCAGAACCGTATCGTCGGTAAGGCTGCGTATATCTGGTGGCCTCTTAGCAAAGCAAATGCACTATAA
- a CDS encoding GNAT family N-acetyltransferase, translated as MHVRSFQLSDVTSVTELLQTALSEECFESTIEPFSRQLSWDSDLIVVAEDEGEIVGALIGTIEKNHGCYFRIAVHPEYRRRGIGRGLVSAMEHKFQARKVSGIYVAVDEHNSFALPLYEAMGYNENQIFKSVRKLSIVG; from the coding sequence ATGCACGTTCGTTCCTTTCAATTAAGCGACGTTACCTCTGTGACTGAACTGCTGCAGACCGCATTATCGGAAGAATGTTTCGAGAGCACTATCGAGCCTTTCTCCAGGCAGCTTTCATGGGACTCTGATCTCATTGTTGTAGCCGAGGATGAAGGGGAGATTGTTGGTGCGCTGATTGGTACGATCGAGAAGAATCACGGCTGTTATTTCCGCATTGCCGTCCATCCCGAATACCGCCGCAGAGGAATCGGCAGAGGTCTTGTATCGGCGATGGAACACAAGTTTCAGGCACGCAAGGTCAGCGGTATTTATGTGGCCGTCGACGAGCATAACTCATTTGCGCTGCCGCTCTATGAAGCTATGGGTTATAACGAGAATCAAATCTTCAAGTCGGTACGGAAGCTTAGCATTGTCGGGTAA
- a CDS encoding two-component system sensor histidine kinase NtrB gives MFKWWIDQGHIVRRNGKFPDDQSFLILSCALSIVFCMFLSTTLFGAIYLNLAMIPAYIGILYAGFRSGISLAVFFILCTALFSEPPGLSNLVLNTGVLLYPLLFGMAKPFKSENIMGKIFILWSVLFPSMMFIVLAPKMYGPSLYDTSPKEMAVALFYLLVPVILGGSLLYFIETAWDRQQTQEKMKGISEKFERESEKLQQITNVVPVSIMLLDDMGYVTEINDCMLDLFRQHEPGITREAIVGQQAERLLLQEINGEALKRMKDSGFSKQRYNEKVQYDSRTYNVFSAPLQQGLGGGSGGRVLIVQDLTEEEKFRSELDNVERLTLVGQMAAGITHEIRNPMAVVRGFLQLMREKSPGEMDSYYQIVIEELDRANGIINDFLSLAQSRISDKEPVQLHHIIKELAPLLWADANLRGQSVELRLCPSLPLLQLNPREIKQLILNLARNGMEAMEPKGELLLETHFNENKVELIIQDTGSGIPQSQLEKLFVPFYTTKNQGTGLGLPLCLSIAERHHGSIRVESQVGKGTAFIVSFPYVQEGRQQAAATKEHSDSPPQP, from the coding sequence ATGTTTAAATGGTGGATCGATCAAGGCCATATCGTGCGAAGGAACGGAAAGTTCCCAGACGACCAATCCTTTTTAATACTCAGCTGTGCGCTGAGCATTGTCTTCTGCATGTTTTTGTCCACAACCCTGTTTGGTGCAATCTATCTGAATTTAGCGATGATCCCCGCTTATATCGGTATCCTGTATGCCGGCTTCCGCTCGGGGATCAGCTTAGCTGTTTTTTTTATACTGTGCACTGCATTATTCTCGGAGCCTCCCGGCCTCAGCAATCTGGTGCTGAACACAGGCGTGCTGCTGTATCCGCTGCTGTTCGGCATGGCGAAGCCTTTTAAGAGCGAAAACATTATGGGCAAAATCTTCATTCTCTGGAGTGTGCTGTTTCCGAGCATGATGTTTATTGTCCTTGCGCCAAAAATGTATGGCCCCAGCCTGTACGACACCTCGCCCAAAGAAATGGCAGTGGCCTTGTTCTACCTGCTTGTTCCGGTTATCCTGGGAGGAAGCTTGTTATACTTTATTGAAACCGCTTGGGACAGGCAGCAGACTCAGGAGAAAATGAAAGGGATTTCGGAGAAATTCGAACGGGAATCGGAGAAGCTGCAGCAGATCACCAATGTCGTACCTGTCAGTATTATGCTACTTGACGATATGGGCTATGTGACGGAGATTAATGATTGTATGCTGGACCTCTTCCGGCAGCATGAGCCGGGCATTACAAGGGAGGCTATTGTAGGCCAGCAGGCAGAACGGCTGCTCCTCCAAGAGATTAACGGGGAGGCCCTAAAGCGTATGAAAGATAGCGGATTCAGCAAACAACGGTATAACGAGAAAGTGCAGTATGACTCCAGAACCTACAATGTATTTTCTGCGCCTCTGCAGCAAGGATTGGGAGGAGGATCAGGAGGCCGGGTTTTGATAGTCCAGGACCTGACCGAAGAAGAGAAGTTCCGCAGCGAACTGGACAATGTGGAGCGGCTAACCCTGGTCGGGCAGATGGCAGCAGGAATTACACATGAAATCCGCAATCCAATGGCCGTAGTCCGCGGATTTTTGCAGCTTATGCGGGAGAAAAGCCCCGGGGAAATGGACTCATATTATCAGATTGTCATAGAGGAGCTGGACCGGGCCAACGGGATTATTAATGACTTCCTCTCCCTTGCGCAGAGCCGGATTTCTGACAAGGAGCCTGTTCAGCTGCATCATATTATAAAAGAGCTCGCCCCCCTTCTGTGGGCCGACGCTAACCTCCGCGGCCAAAGCGTGGAGCTGAGATTATGCCCATCCCTTCCGCTGCTTCAGCTCAACCCCAGGGAAATCAAGCAGCTGATCCTTAACCTGGCCCGGAACGGGATGGAAGCGATGGAGCCTAAAGGGGAACTGCTTCTGGAAACGCATTTTAACGAGAATAAGGTGGAGCTGATTATACAGGATACTGGCAGCGGTATTCCGCAGAGTCAGCTGGAGAAGCTGTTTGTACCTTTTTACACCACCAAAAACCAGGGTACGGGCCTGGGCCTTCCGCTGTGCCTGAGCATTGCCGAGCGGCATCATGGCAGCATCAGAGTGGAGTCCCAAGTGGGGAAAGGCACGGCATTTATCGTTTCTTTTCCCTACGTGCAGGAGGGCAGGCAGCAGGCTGCCGCCACGAAGGAGCACTCTGATTCTCCCCCGCAGCCGTAG
- a CDS encoding BrxA/BrxB family bacilliredoxin, with product MSMSFNQYMKDSIQPMRDDLTSIGFKELLTPEEVEAVLPDSKGTTLVVVNSVCGCAAGQCRPGVAQALQNEILPDHLYTVFAGQEKEATAKAREYFAPYPPSSPSIALMKDGQLVHFIERHGVEDRSAAEIAAELKDVFNRLCQ from the coding sequence ATGTCCATGTCATTTAATCAATATATGAAGGATTCCATCCAACCCATGCGCGATGATCTGACAAGCATCGGATTTAAGGAGCTGTTGACTCCGGAAGAGGTGGAAGCAGTGCTTCCTGACTCCAAGGGTACAACGCTTGTTGTTGTGAATTCGGTCTGCGGCTGTGCAGCCGGTCAATGCCGTCCGGGCGTGGCCCAGGCACTGCAGAATGAGATTCTGCCGGATCACCTGTACACTGTGTTCGCCGGTCAAGAGAAAGAAGCCACAGCCAAAGCGCGTGAGTACTTTGCACCGTATCCGCCTTCTTCGCCTTCGATCGCGCTGATGAAGGATGGACAGCTTGTTCACTTCATCGAACGCCATGGGGTCGAAGACCGTTCAGCTGCCGAAATTGCGGCTGAGCTGAAAGATGTATTCAACCGCCTGTGCCAATAA
- the acpS gene encoding holo-ACP synthase translates to MIYGIGHDVLEIGRVAGIANGSLGSRFTRRILTAQELVLAAGKGGKAAEFIAGRFSAKEAVVKALGCGIGHTVGFQDIEILPDALGKPVASLSAEAWSRLRLPEQEYTIHLTITHSRGLASAFAVVERLRGY, encoded by the coding sequence GTGATTTACGGAATCGGGCATGATGTGCTGGAAATCGGGAGGGTTGCGGGTATTGCGAATGGCAGCCTGGGCAGCCGGTTCACCCGGCGGATTCTGACCGCGCAGGAGCTGGTACTGGCCGCAGGCAAAGGCGGGAAGGCGGCAGAGTTCATAGCCGGGAGGTTTTCGGCCAAGGAGGCGGTAGTCAAGGCGCTCGGGTGCGGAATCGGCCATACGGTAGGTTTTCAGGATATTGAAATTCTGCCGGACGCCTTGGGCAAGCCCGTAGCCTCACTGTCGGCTGAGGCCTGGTCCCGGTTGCGGCTGCCGGAGCAGGAGTATACCATTCATCTCACGATTACGCACAGCCGCGGTTTGGCTTCGGCGTTCGCGGTGGTGGAGAGGCTGCGCGGATACTAA
- the nadE gene encoding ammonia-dependent NAD(+) synthetase: MSMQSEIIAALGVKPSIDVEAEVRKRVDFLKAYVLEAGAGGLLIAISGGVDSAVAAGLCKRATDELTAEEGKDYMTLGVFQPYGEQEDIEHSYAVAEAFGLTHRAETNIEEAVNEIALEVEHSLKSLGQHRHITHQGKGNVKARTRMVMQYALAFENNLLVVGTDHASEAITGFYTKWGDGAVDITPLSSLNKRQVRQLAAFLGVPADIVTKAPTAGLWPGQTDEAELGITYEENSDYLEGKTVSPEAAKKLENFYRRTAHKRNVIPGI, translated from the coding sequence TTGAGTATGCAGAGCGAAATAATTGCCGCCCTTGGTGTTAAACCCTCCATTGATGTGGAGGCTGAGGTCCGGAAACGGGTGGATTTTTTGAAAGCATATGTGCTGGAAGCAGGTGCGGGCGGTCTGCTGATTGCAATCAGCGGAGGGGTAGACAGCGCGGTTGCCGCAGGTCTGTGCAAACGGGCTACGGATGAGCTTACAGCCGAGGAAGGCAAAGACTATATGACGCTTGGTGTTTTTCAGCCTTATGGTGAACAGGAGGATATCGAGCACAGCTATGCGGTCGCTGAGGCGTTTGGTTTGACGCATAGGGCAGAGACCAACATCGAGGAAGCGGTCAACGAGATCGCCCTTGAGGTAGAGCACAGCCTGAAATCGCTTGGACAGCACCGCCACATCACTCATCAGGGGAAAGGCAATGTAAAAGCAAGAACACGCATGGTGATGCAGTATGCGCTGGCTTTTGAGAACAATCTGCTGGTAGTGGGGACAGACCATGCTTCCGAAGCTATAACCGGCTTCTATACCAAATGGGGCGATGGTGCCGTGGACATTACACCGCTGTCTTCGCTGAATAAGCGCCAGGTGCGCCAGTTAGCTGCATTCCTCGGAGTGCCTGCGGATATTGTCACCAAAGCGCCGACAGCCGGCCTGTGGCCGGGACAGACGGATGAAGCGGAGCTTGGCATCACCTATGAGGAGAACAGCGATTACCTGGAGGGCAAGACCGTCAGCCCTGAAGCGGCGAAGAAACTGGAGAATTTCTACCGGAGAACCGCGCATAAGCGCAATGTGATTCCCGGGATCTAA
- a CDS encoding alpha/beta hydrolase family protein, producing the protein MPRNFELPAGEDAVLRCSHFPAQGEAKSLVVVAHGYKGFKDWGMFPYVAEALSDEHEVISFNFSHAGIGEDLQNFTELEKFARNTYQREIKDMEILLSYLSQHHRFGSLPVFLLGHSRGGGDCLLYALDHPAELAGVISWNGTTNLDLFTEEQKREMRETGRTHVLNGRTGQQMPLDAIIIEDLEQQAERYNILERMKQAAFPAVLIQGSEDGERLRRGSEQLIRFRPDIEWIQIPGGNHTFGTVHPFTGTTPQLEQAISASRDFITRVLEE; encoded by the coding sequence ATGCCCCGTAATTTCGAATTGCCCGCAGGAGAGGATGCTGTCCTGCGTTGTTCACATTTTCCGGCCCAAGGCGAAGCCAAGAGCCTTGTTGTGGTCGCTCACGGCTACAAGGGCTTCAAGGATTGGGGAATGTTCCCTTATGTTGCAGAGGCCCTTAGTGATGAGCATGAAGTGATCAGCTTCAACTTCTCACATGCCGGAATCGGCGAAGATCTGCAGAATTTCACCGAGCTTGAAAAGTTTGCCCGCAACACCTACCAGCGCGAGATCAAGGATATGGAGATTCTGCTCTCCTATCTGAGCCAGCATCACAGGTTCGGAAGTCTGCCTGTCTTTCTGCTGGGACACAGCCGTGGAGGGGGCGACTGTCTGCTCTATGCACTGGATCATCCTGCAGAACTTGCCGGTGTGATCTCCTGGAACGGGACCACCAATCTGGACCTGTTCACAGAAGAGCAGAAGCGTGAAATGAGGGAAACGGGCCGGACCCACGTCCTCAATGGACGGACAGGCCAGCAAATGCCGCTGGATGCCATCATTATAGAAGATCTGGAACAGCAGGCAGAACGTTACAACATATTGGAGCGGATGAAGCAGGCCGCCTTCCCCGCGGTCCTGATCCAGGGGAGTGAGGACGGCGAGCGGCTGCGGCGCGGTTCAGAGCAATTGATCCGGTTTCGGCCGGATATTGAATGGATACAAATTCCGGGCGGCAATCACACCTTCGGCACCGTCCATCCTTTTACCGGAACCACACCTCAGCTGGAACAGGCCATTTCCGCCTCCAGGGATTTTATCACCCGGGTTTTGGAGGAGTAG
- a CDS encoding superoxide dismutase — MAFQLPALPYPNNALEPHIDALTMEIHHDRHHNTYVTNLNAALEKAPELQGKSIEELLTDLNAVPEAIRTAVRNNGGGHANHTLFWEVIGPNGGGAPTGALAAAIDSELGGFDKFKEDFATAATTRFGSGWAWLVVKDGKLAVTSTPNQDNPISEGATPILGLDVWEHAYYLNYQNKRPDYIKAFWNVVNWEEVGKRYESAK; from the coding sequence ATGGCATTTCAATTACCGGCACTTCCGTATCCGAACAACGCTCTTGAACCGCACATCGACGCATTGACGATGGAGATTCACCATGACAGGCACCATAACACATACGTGACGAACCTGAACGCCGCACTGGAAAAGGCACCCGAACTGCAGGGCAAGAGCATTGAAGAGCTTCTTACCGACCTGAACGCAGTACCTGAAGCGATCCGTACTGCTGTCCGCAACAACGGCGGCGGGCATGCCAACCATACCCTGTTCTGGGAAGTCATCGGACCGAACGGCGGCGGCGCACCAACCGGCGCACTGGCAGCTGCTATTGACAGCGAGCTTGGCGGTTTCGATAAATTCAAAGAGGATTTCGCTACGGCGGCAACTACCCGTTTCGGCAGCGGCTGGGCCTGGCTCGTTGTTAAAGACGGCAAGCTGGCGGTTACCAGCACACCGAACCAGGACAACCCGATCAGCGAAGGCGCTACTCCGATCCTCGGACTGGATGTATGGGAGCACGCTTACTACCTGAACTATCAAAACAAACGCCCTGACTACATCAAAGCCTTCTGGAACGTAGTCAACTGGGAAGAAGTCGGCAAACGCTACGAAAGCGCAAAATAA